Part of the Paenibacillus sp. JNUCC32 genome is shown below.
ATCGTCCTGCATAACGAGAGTATCCGGAAGAATCACGACAGGCTGCTCGCTGTGTTGCATGAACTGGAATCCAGGATAGATTCACGCAAGCGATATGGTTTTATCCACGGCGAGTTGGGACCCGACCATGTCCTGGTCACAGACCGCTTAGAGCCTTATCTCATTGATATTGAAGGTGCGCAATTCTTCGACATCGAGCATGAGCATACATTTCTGGAGCTGCGATTCGGGAAGCATTATCGGTATTTCCAACAAAACGGGCTTGATCCGAATCGGATGCTATTTTACCGTCTGCATCACTATATCTCATTAACCTCGGGCGGCTTGAAGCTTCTTCACCGTGGATTTCCGGATCGGGTCTTTGCTTCGAATTTGGCTGATTATCATGCTCGCAACACCCTACGATTCATGGAGGAATGGCAGCTCGATAACTAGCCTTCATGAGCTAGGCTGGAAACATCACGAACTCTCAACTGCATAGGTTCTAAGATTTGGCTGCAAACTCTTGCTTATAGATTAGCTCGATCTTGCTAAGCAGCTCTGCACCTTGGCTTGAGAATTTTAAAGGCGTTGCTTTACCCTTGTTGAGAAATGCCCCCGTCGATTGTCGGGATTGACCTAGCGCTGCTTCATACAGGCGTGAAGCTCCTTCACTGGGATGGGAGAAGAACAGGTTACGGATCGGAATCATGAATTTTGGCATCCCGGCGTTTGTGGTCATGGTTGTTTTATTCCCTCCCGGACAGACGCTTCGGATCGTAATGCCATCTGCCTGCATGGAAGGGGCGATCTCCTGAGTCCACAACGATAAGGCTAATTTGCTCGCTGCATAAGGCCCAATCAGCTTCTTGAACCCGACAGGGGACGCCAAGGTACGGTGATCGAACTGTTTGAGATACAACAACGCATTCGAAGACGTATTGATTACCGTCTTGAAGCTGCCTTTCCCAAGAAGCTCCTTCAGTTCCATCAAGATGATATAAGGGACGATAGAGTTTACTTCAAAATGCATCTCGCGTCCTTGTTGGGAGTAGGATAATTCGCCGAAGGAGACGCCTGCGTTATTGAACAGCAAGTCAATATGACCCTCGTGTTTCTTGATCTGATCCAGCGAGGCTTGGAGATCCGTGAAATCCGATAAATCAGCCTTGTACGTTCTGAGCTGCCGCAATCGCAGTGCATCTTGAATCCGTGCATCGTCTGTTGGAAAGGCAGAACGGATCAAAGCGAGGACTTGCCAGCCTTCGGATAACAATCGCTTGGTTAACTCCAAGCCAATGCCGGAGCTTGCTCCCGTGATCAAGGCGACGTTATTCATTCTTTTCTCTGTCATGTGTAAATCTCCTATACTTCGGATTCTTTGCTGGCCGCCTTGTCGGGATTAAGCAGGGACTGATTTTGGTTTAACTTGTCATCGATGAAACGCAGAATGCGCTGCAGGTCCGAAATCTGACCGGTAATTT
Proteins encoded:
- a CDS encoding SDR family NAD(P)-dependent oxidoreductase — its product is MTEKRMNNVALITGASSGIGLELTKRLLSEGWQVLALIRSAFPTDDARIQDALRLRQLRTYKADLSDFTDLQASLDQIKKHEGHIDLLFNNAGVSFGELSYSQQGREMHFEVNSIVPYIILMELKELLGKGSFKTVINTSSNALLYLKQFDHRTLASPVGFKKLIGPYAASKLALSLWTQEIAPSMQADGITIRSVCPGGNKTTMTTNAGMPKFMIPIRNLFFSHPSEGASRLYEAALGQSRQSTGAFLNKGKATPLKFSSQGAELLSKIELIYKQEFAAKS